One Oryza sativa Japonica Group chromosome 8, ASM3414082v1 DNA window includes the following coding sequences:
- the LOC9271637 gene encoding germin-like protein 8-13 precursor → MSSTPLLPVLLSTMILLSAVSTTTTALTQDFCVANLPLGADTPSGYQCRPAATVTAADFYSGALARPGILIRPFNTSLASAFVQQYPAVNGLGISASRVDILPGGVVPLHTHPAGSELLYVLDGALVAGFISSSDNKVYYKEVSKGGMFVFPQGLLHFQYNTGDTTAVAFAAYSSSNPGLQILDYALFANNLPTSYVVKGTFLAEAEVRRLKSKFGGSG, encoded by the coding sequence ATGTCGTCGACGCCGCTGCTCCCGGTTCTCCTCTCCACCATgatcctcctctccgccgtctccaccaccaccaccgcgctgACGCAGGACTTCTGCGTCGCCAACCTGCCCCTCGGCGCCGACACGCCGTCGGGCTACCAGtgcaggccggcggcgacggtcaCCGCCGCGGACTTCTACAGCGGCGCCCTGGCCAGGCCGGGGATCCTCATCAGGCCCTTCAACACCAGCCTCGCCTCGGCGTTCGTGCAGCAGTACCCCGCCGTGAACGGCCTCGGCATCTCCGCCTCCCGCGTCGACATCCTCCCCGGCGGCGTCGTGCCGCTGCACACCCATCCGGCCGGCTCCGAGCTCCTCTACGTCCTGGACGGCGCCTTGGTCGCCGGCTTCATCTCCTCCAGCGACAACAAGGTGTACTACAAGGAGGTGAGCAAGGGCGGGATGTTCGTGTTCCCGCAGGGCCTGCTCCACTTCCAGTACAACAccggcgacacgacggcggtggcgttcGCGGCGTACAGCAGCTCGAACCCCGGCCTGCAGATCCTCGACTACGCGCTCTTCGCCAACAACCTGCCGACTTCCTACGTGGTGAAGGGGACATTCTTGGCCGAGGCCGAGGTGAGGAGGCTCAAGTCCAAGTTCGGTGGCAGCGGCTAG